The following are from one region of the Rhizobacter sp. AJA081-3 genome:
- the dtd gene encoding D-aminoacyl-tRNA deacylase, producing MISLLQRVSSARVEVGGRVIGAIGPGLLMLVCAEPDDNDAIADKLVAKVLKLRIFADEAGKMNRSVADIGGGLLVVSQFTLAADVSSGNRPGFSAAAGPELGRRLYERVLATARASHPQVECGEFGADMQVHLVNDGPVTIPITLRA from the coding sequence TTGATATCGCTGCTGCAACGTGTGAGCTCGGCGCGCGTCGAAGTCGGAGGCCGGGTCATCGGCGCCATCGGGCCAGGGCTGTTGATGCTGGTCTGCGCCGAGCCGGACGACAACGACGCCATCGCCGACAAGCTCGTCGCCAAGGTTCTGAAGCTGCGCATCTTCGCCGACGAAGCCGGCAAGATGAACCGCAGCGTCGCCGACATCGGCGGCGGCCTGCTGGTGGTCAGCCAGTTCACGCTCGCAGCCGATGTCTCCAGCGGCAACCGGCCCGGCTTCAGCGCCGCGGCCGGCCCCGAACTCGGCCGGCGGCTCTACGAACGCGTGCTGGCCACCGCGCGTGCCTCGCACCCGCAGGTCGAGTGCGGCGAGTTCGGCGCCGACATGCAGGTGCACCTCGTCAACGACGGGCCGGTGACCATTCCGATCACGTTGCGGGCATGA
- a CDS encoding FAD-binding and (Fe-S)-binding domain-containing protein yields MNAPLPPGVLTDQAELARRLARETEGEVLFDIASRGRYATDASIYQAMPIGVFVPKTQRDVAIALQLAREMGAPLLPRGGGTSQCGQTTGAALVIDFSKHLRKLLSLDIDARRTQVEPGMVLDHLNAQLKPHGLWYPVDVSTSAQATLGGMAGNNSCGSRSIAYGNMVHNVAGIEAWLADGSELAFGPLATLGPKERAIADFVRGLAETLAPEIDANWPTVMRRVAGYNLDIFRPRSERPYTADGSVNLAHLLVGAEGTLALTKSLTLQLSALPRAKVLGVVNFASFHTAMDSAQHIVKLGPTAVELVDRTMIELSRTNPAFRPVIEAALIAVGGKSPEAILLVEFSGDDRSALLKQLQALVELMGDLGLPGSVVEMPDEGPQKALWEVRKAGLNIMMSLKGDGKPVSFIEDCAVPLVHLAEYTDALTEVFRRHGTRGTWYAHASVGTLHVRPILDMRRDGAMRMRAIAEEAAALVRKYKGAYSGEHGDGLCRGEWIGWQFGARIDDAFRAIKQELDPANLFNPGKIVDPPKMDDPRLFRFPPTYRTIPLRPVLDWSAWDVQNDPATETTTAPGSGGDPTGGLAKAVEMCNNNGHCRKFDAGTMCPSYRVTRDEQHLTRGRANTLRLALSGQLGGESLDGEAVKAALDLCVGCKGCKRDCPTGVDMSRMKIEATAAYKARHGHTLRDRVIAHLPRYARWASRVPGLLNLRNRVPALAELSERWLGLAAARSLPRWRRDNLRRSAPSYHLASAAEVIAADKAVVLWVDTFNGAFETENARDAVRVLQAAGYAVHVPGLSGEPLCCGRTYLATGMADEAKAQAGALVAALRPFAERGIAVVGLEPSCLLTLRDEALAMGLGEAAPIVAAQALTFEEFLAREARAGRFAPSLSPANRPMRVHGHCHQKAFGVMQPVLEVLRLIPGAKPELIESSCCGMAGSFGYEAEHHAVSMQMAELSLLPAVRAAGDAWIVADGASCRHQIADGTGRESLHVARVLAAHLV; encoded by the coding sequence ATGAACGCGCCGCTGCCTCCCGGCGTGCTGACCGACCAGGCCGAGCTGGCACGGCGGCTCGCGCGCGAGACCGAAGGCGAGGTGCTGTTCGACATCGCCTCGCGCGGTCGCTACGCCACCGACGCCTCGATCTATCAGGCGATGCCGATTGGCGTGTTCGTGCCGAAGACACAGCGCGACGTGGCGATCGCGCTGCAGCTGGCGCGCGAGATGGGCGCCCCGCTGTTGCCGCGCGGTGGCGGCACCTCGCAATGCGGCCAGACCACCGGTGCGGCGCTGGTGATCGACTTCAGCAAGCACCTGCGCAAGCTGCTCTCGCTCGACATAGACGCACGGCGCACGCAGGTCGAGCCCGGCATGGTGCTCGACCACCTGAACGCGCAGCTGAAACCGCACGGCCTGTGGTACCCGGTGGACGTGTCGACCAGCGCGCAGGCCACGCTGGGTGGCATGGCCGGCAACAACTCCTGCGGCAGCCGCAGCATCGCCTACGGCAACATGGTGCACAACGTCGCCGGCATCGAGGCCTGGCTGGCCGACGGCAGCGAGCTGGCCTTCGGGCCGCTGGCCACGCTGGGCCCGAAGGAACGCGCCATCGCCGACTTCGTGCGCGGCCTGGCCGAGACGCTGGCCCCCGAGATCGACGCGAACTGGCCGACGGTGATGCGCCGCGTCGCCGGCTACAACCTCGACATCTTCCGGCCCAGGAGCGAGCGGCCCTACACGGCCGACGGCAGCGTCAACCTCGCGCACCTGCTGGTGGGCGCCGAGGGCACGCTGGCGCTGACGAAGAGCCTGACGCTGCAGCTCAGCGCCCTTCCGCGCGCCAAGGTGCTGGGCGTCGTCAACTTCGCCAGCTTCCACACCGCGATGGACTCGGCGCAGCACATCGTCAAGCTCGGCCCCACCGCAGTGGAGCTGGTCGATCGCACGATGATCGAACTGTCGCGCACCAACCCGGCGTTCCGGCCGGTGATCGAGGCGGCGCTGATCGCTGTCGGGGGAAAGTCGCCCGAGGCGATCCTGCTCGTCGAGTTCAGCGGCGACGACCGCAGTGCGCTGCTGAAGCAGCTGCAGGCGTTGGTGGAGCTGATGGGCGACCTCGGCCTGCCCGGCAGCGTGGTCGAGATGCCCGACGAAGGCCCGCAGAAGGCGCTGTGGGAAGTGCGCAAGGCCGGCCTGAACATCATGATGAGCCTGAAGGGCGACGGCAAGCCGGTCAGCTTCATCGAAGATTGCGCGGTGCCGCTGGTTCACCTGGCCGAGTACACCGATGCGCTGACCGAGGTGTTCCGCCGCCACGGCACACGTGGAACCTGGTATGCCCATGCCTCGGTGGGCACGCTGCACGTGCGGCCCATCCTCGACATGCGGCGCGACGGCGCCATGCGCATGCGCGCCATCGCCGAAGAAGCCGCCGCGCTGGTGCGAAAGTACAAGGGCGCCTACAGCGGCGAGCATGGCGACGGCCTGTGCCGCGGCGAGTGGATCGGCTGGCAGTTCGGCGCGAGGATCGACGACGCCTTCCGCGCCATCAAGCAGGAGCTCGACCCGGCGAACCTGTTCAACCCCGGCAAGATCGTCGACCCGCCGAAGATGGACGATCCGCGGCTGTTCCGCTTCCCGCCGACGTACCGGACCATCCCGCTCAGGCCCGTGCTCGACTGGTCGGCCTGGGACGTCCAGAACGACCCCGCCACCGAGACCACCACCGCGCCGGGCAGCGGCGGCGACCCCACCGGCGGCCTGGCGAAGGCCGTCGAGATGTGCAACAACAACGGCCACTGCCGCAAGTTCGACGCCGGCACGATGTGCCCGAGCTACCGCGTCACGCGCGACGAGCAGCACCTCACACGCGGCCGCGCCAACACGCTGCGCCTGGCCTTGTCGGGCCAGCTCGGCGGCGAGTCGCTCGACGGCGAGGCGGTGAAGGCCGCGCTCGACCTGTGCGTCGGCTGCAAGGGCTGCAAGCGCGACTGCCCGACCGGCGTGGACATGTCACGCATGAAGATCGAGGCGACTGCAGCATACAAGGCGCGCCACGGCCACACGCTGCGCGACCGCGTGATCGCGCACCTGCCACGTTATGCGCGCTGGGCAAGCCGGGTGCCGGGGCTGCTGAACCTGCGCAACCGGGTGCCGGCGCTCGCCGAACTGTCCGAGCGCTGGCTCGGCCTGGCAGCCGCGCGCAGCCTGCCGCGCTGGCGGCGCGACAACCTGCGCCGCAGTGCGCCGTCGTACCACCTGGCCAGTGCCGCAGAAGTGATTGCCGCCGACAAGGCGGTGGTGTTGTGGGTCGACACCTTCAACGGTGCCTTCGAGACGGAGAACGCTCGCGACGCCGTGCGCGTGCTGCAGGCGGCCGGCTACGCGGTGCACGTGCCGGGCCTGAGCGGCGAACCGCTGTGCTGCGGCCGCACCTACCTCGCCACCGGCATGGCCGATGAGGCGAAGGCGCAGGCCGGCGCACTGGTCGCAGCCCTGCGTCCGTTCGCCGAACGCGGCATCGCGGTCGTCGGTCTGGAGCCCTCGTGCCTGCTCACGCTGCGCGACGAGGCGCTGGCGATGGGCCTGGGCGAGGCGGCCCCGATCGTCGCGGCACAGGCGCTGACCTTCGAGGAGTTCCTCGCCCGCGAGGCTCGCGCCGGCCGCTTCGCGCCTTCGCTGTCGCCGGCCAACCGGCCGATGCGCGTGCATGGACATTGCCACCAGAAGGCCTTCGGCGTGATGCAGCCTGTGCTGGAGGTGCTGCGCCTGATTCCCGGCGCGAAGCCCGAGCTGATCGAGTCCTCGTGCTGCGGCATGGCCGGCAGTTTCGGCTACGAGGCCGAGCACCATGCGGTGTCGATGCAGATGGCCGAGCTCTCGCTGCTGCCGGCCGTGCGCGCCGCCGGCGACGCCTGGATCGTGGCCGACGGTGCCAGCTGCCGGCACCAGATCGCAGACGGCACGGGCCGCGAGTCGCTGCACGTGGCTCGTGTGCTGGCGGCCCATCTGGTTTGA
- a CDS encoding cation diffusion facilitator family transporter — protein sequence MQAKTLLKLSVAAALATIAMKTAAWWITGSVGLLSDAMESFVNLASALFAILMVTIAERPADDDHPFGHTKAEYFSSGFEGLLIVGAAVAIIWAAAGRFANPQPLEQLGWGIALSVASSALNGVLAWRMLIASREQRSIVLEADARHLFTDVWTSAGVVAGLLLVPVTGWLWLDPLLAIGVALNILREGAHLAWRSVDGLMDKAVEPEVRTQIDAALAQFEHHTIRFDHLVTRRAGQRRFVDVHMHMPAGWTLGRAAALRTSVEQALMSAVPGLRASIQLLPTDVEAHFDDPKDLV from the coding sequence ATGCAGGCCAAGACCCTGCTCAAGCTCTCGGTGGCGGCCGCGCTGGCCACCATCGCGATGAAGACCGCCGCCTGGTGGATCACCGGCTCGGTCGGCCTGCTGTCCGACGCGATGGAGTCCTTCGTCAATCTGGCGTCGGCGCTTTTCGCCATTCTGATGGTGACGATCGCAGAGCGCCCGGCCGACGACGACCATCCCTTCGGCCACACCAAGGCCGAGTACTTCTCCAGCGGCTTCGAGGGGCTGCTGATCGTCGGCGCCGCGGTGGCCATCATCTGGGCGGCGGCAGGTCGCTTCGCGAACCCCCAGCCGCTCGAGCAGCTCGGCTGGGGCATTGCGCTGTCGGTGGCGAGTTCGGCGCTCAACGGCGTGCTCGCCTGGCGCATGCTGATCGCCTCGCGCGAGCAGCGCTCGATCGTGCTGGAGGCCGACGCAAGACACTTGTTCACCGACGTGTGGACCTCCGCCGGTGTCGTCGCCGGCCTGCTGCTCGTGCCGGTGACCGGCTGGCTGTGGCTCGATCCGCTGCTGGCCATCGGCGTGGCGCTGAACATCCTGCGCGAAGGGGCGCACCTGGCCTGGCGGTCGGTGGACGGATTGATGGACAAGGCCGTCGAGCCCGAGGTGCGCACGCAGATCGACGCCGCGCTGGCGCAGTTCGAGCACCACACCATCCGCTTCGACCACCTCGTGACGCGCCGCGCCGGGCAGCGTCGCTTCGTCGACGTGCACATGCACATGCCTGCCGGCTGGACGCTGGGCCGCGCCGCGGCGCTGCGCACGAGCGTGGAGCAGGCGCTGATGAGCGCGGTGCCGGGCCTGCGGGCCTCGATCCAGCTGCTGCCGACCGACGTCGAGGCGCATTTCGACGACCCGAAGGACCTGGTTTGA
- a CDS encoding GntR family transcriptional regulator, with the protein MAEIISIPRQVLHQEVAVRLRQRIVEGQIAPGAKLNERELSELLNVSRTPLREALKMLAAEGLVELLPNRGAVVAQMSAQDVADTFEVIAGLEGQSGELAAQRITEAELAEIRALHFEMMAAFTRRDLPTYYRINAQIHTLINAAARNPVLAQTWRNVNARLQALRFRSNFDEAKWKRAVKEHERMVELLGARDAAGLRALLIEHLMHKRDAVLELMKNGQLDAGAKVRA; encoded by the coding sequence ATGGCTGAGATCATTTCCATTCCCCGTCAGGTGCTCCACCAGGAGGTCGCGGTGCGGCTGCGCCAGCGCATCGTCGAAGGCCAGATCGCGCCCGGCGCCAAGCTCAACGAGCGTGAGCTGAGCGAGCTGCTGAACGTGTCGCGCACGCCGCTGCGCGAGGCGCTGAAGATGCTCGCCGCCGAGGGGCTGGTCGAGCTGCTGCCCAATCGAGGCGCGGTGGTGGCGCAGATGTCGGCGCAGGACGTGGCCGACACCTTCGAGGTGATCGCCGGGCTCGAAGGCCAGTCGGGCGAGCTCGCCGCGCAGCGCATCACCGAGGCCGAGCTGGCCGAGATCCGCGCGCTGCACTTCGAGATGATGGCCGCCTTCACGCGGCGCGACCTGCCCACCTACTACCGCATCAACGCGCAGATCCACACGCTGATCAACGCGGCGGCGCGCAACCCGGTGCTCGCGCAGACCTGGCGCAACGTCAACGCCCGACTGCAAGCGCTGCGCTTTCGTTCCAACTTCGACGAAGCGAAGTGGAAGCGTGCCGTGAAGGAGCACGAACGCATGGTCGAGCTGCTCGGCGCGCGCGATGCGGCCGGCCTGCGCGCCCTGCTGATCGAGCACCTGATGCACAAGCGCGATGCCGTGCTGGAGCTGATGAAGAACGGCCAGCTCGACGCCGGCGCCAAGGTGAGAGCATGA
- the tyrS gene encoding tyrosine--tRNA ligase has translation MSQPPHPPSHPVTDRVLNALQVSRRGCDELLPEADWLAKLARSEATGVPLRIKLGLDPTAPDIHVGHTVVLNKMRQLQDLGHQVIFLIGDFTSMIGDPSGRNTTRPPLTREQIEANAQTYYRQASLVLDPDKTEIRYNSEWSDPLGARGMIQLAARYTVARMMERNDFAERFKAGTPISVHEFLYPLMQGYDSVALKSDLELGGTDQKFNLLVGRALQSEYGQEPQCILTMPLLEGLDGVEKMSKSKGNYIAVTEPANDMFAKLLSISDTLMWRYYALLSFRSEAEIAKIRAEVDAGRNPKEAKVMLAKEITTRFHSAAAADAAEADFANRARGGIPDEIPAVSLSGAPLGIGALLKQANLAPSGSEAMRLVEGGGVRIDGAVVSDKGLKVGSGTYVVQVGKRKFARITLA, from the coding sequence ATGTCCCAGCCACCTCATCCGCCTTCGCATCCGGTCACCGATCGAGTGCTGAACGCCTTGCAAGTTTCACGGCGCGGTTGCGACGAACTGTTACCGGAAGCCGACTGGCTGGCCAAGCTCGCTCGCTCTGAAGCAACCGGTGTGCCACTGCGCATCAAGCTGGGCCTGGACCCGACCGCGCCCGACATCCACGTCGGCCACACGGTGGTGCTCAACAAGATGCGCCAGCTGCAGGACCTCGGTCACCAGGTGATCTTCCTGATCGGCGACTTCACCTCGATGATCGGCGACCCGTCGGGCCGCAACACCACGCGTCCGCCGCTGACGCGCGAGCAGATCGAGGCCAACGCGCAGACCTACTACCGCCAGGCCAGCCTGGTGCTCGACCCGGACAAGACCGAGATCCGCTACAACTCCGAGTGGAGCGACCCGTTGGGCGCTCGCGGCATGATCCAGCTCGCCGCCCGCTACACGGTGGCGCGCATGATGGAGCGCAACGACTTCGCCGAGCGCTTCAAGGCCGGCACGCCGATCTCGGTGCACGAGTTCCTCTACCCCCTGATGCAGGGCTACGACTCGGTCGCATTGAAGAGCGACCTCGAACTCGGCGGCACCGACCAGAAGTTCAACCTGCTCGTCGGTCGCGCGTTGCAGTCCGAGTACGGCCAGGAGCCGCAGTGCATCCTGACGATGCCGCTGCTCGAGGGCCTGGACGGCGTCGAGAAGATGTCCAAGAGCAAGGGCAACTACATCGCCGTCACCGAGCCCGCGAACGACATGTTCGCCAAGCTGCTGTCGATCAGCGACACGCTGATGTGGCGCTACTACGCCTTGCTGAGCTTCCGCAGCGAGGCCGAGATCGCGAAGATCAGGGCCGAGGTCGATGCCGGGCGCAACCCGAAGGAGGCCAAGGTGATGCTCGCCAAGGAGATCACCACGCGCTTCCACAGCGCGGCGGCGGCCGATGCGGCCGAGGCCGACTTCGCCAACCGGGCCCGCGGCGGCATCCCGGACGAGATCCCCGCGGTGTCGCTCTCAGGCGCGCCGCTGGGCATCGGTGCGCTGCTCAAGCAGGCCAACCTCGCGCCCTCGGGCAGCGAGGCGATGCGCCTGGTCGAAGGCGGCGGCGTGCGCATCGACGGCGCGGTGGTCAGCGACAAGGGCCTGAAGGTCGGCAGCGGCACCTACGTCGTGCAGGTCGGCAAGCGCAAGTTCGCTCGGATCACGCTCGCCTGA
- a CDS encoding tripartite tricarboxylate transporter substrate-binding protein, producing MKRLMTAMLATLTVTAAMAEYPEKPITIVVPFAAGGPTDKVARDLAEALRKPLPNATIVIDNTGGAGGTLGAAKVARAPNDGYTLLLHHIGMATAPSLYRSLSYKTLEDFEYVGMINEVPMTVIGKPTLPANNWAELMKWLEANKGKINLANAGLGAASHLCGLLFQQSLKIDMQTVPYKGTAPAMNDLLGGQVDLMCDQTTNTTGQIEAGKVKAFAVTTSKRLTTPALAKLPTLDESGLKGFNVSIWHGLYAPKGTPKPVIDKLNTALKAALKDPEFIKREEALGAVVVSDARVNPAEHKKFVEAEINKWAPVIKAAGQYAD from the coding sequence ATGAAGCGCCTGATGACGGCCATGCTGGCCACCCTGACCGTGACGGCCGCCATGGCCGAATACCCGGAGAAGCCGATCACCATCGTCGTGCCCTTTGCCGCGGGCGGGCCGACCGACAAGGTGGCGCGCGACCTGGCCGAGGCGCTGCGCAAGCCCCTGCCCAACGCGACCATCGTGATCGACAACACCGGCGGCGCCGGGGGCACGCTCGGCGCGGCCAAGGTCGCGCGCGCCCCGAACGACGGCTACACGCTGCTGCTGCACCACATCGGCATGGCGACCGCGCCGTCGCTCTACCGCTCGCTGTCGTACAAGACGCTCGAGGACTTCGAGTACGTCGGCATGATCAACGAGGTGCCGATGACCGTGATCGGCAAGCCCACGCTGCCGGCCAACAACTGGGCCGAGCTGATGAAGTGGCTGGAGGCCAACAAGGGCAAGATCAACCTGGCCAACGCCGGCCTGGGCGCGGCCTCGCATCTGTGCGGCCTGCTGTTCCAGCAGAGCTTGAAGATCGACATGCAGACGGTGCCCTACAAGGGCACCGCACCGGCCATGAACGACCTGCTCGGCGGCCAGGTCGACCTGATGTGCGACCAGACCACCAACACCACCGGCCAGATCGAGGCCGGCAAGGTGAAGGCCTTCGCGGTGACGACCAGCAAGCGCCTGACCACGCCGGCGCTGGCCAAGCTGCCGACGCTGGACGAGAGCGGCCTGAAGGGCTTCAACGTGTCGATCTGGCACGGCCTGTACGCGCCCAAGGGCACGCCCAAGCCGGTGATCGACAAGCTCAACACCGCCCTGAAGGCGGCGCTGAAGGATCCCGAGTTCATCAAGCGCGAGGAAGCGCTGGGCGCCGTGGTGGTGAGCGACGCACGCGTCAACCCGGCCGAGCACAAGAAGTTCGTCGAGGCCGAGATCAACAAGTGGGCCCCGGTCATCAAGGCCGCTGGCCAGTACGCTGACTGA